In Hwangdonia lutea, a single window of DNA contains:
- the topA gene encoding type I DNA topoisomerase, whose amino-acid sequence MAKNLVIVESPAKAKTIEKFLGKDFKVESSFGHIADLPSKELGVNVDGDFKPKYEVSKDKKAVVKKLKDLAKKAEMVWLASDEDREGEAIAWHLAEALKLDKEKTKRIVFHEITKTAIQRAIDNPRGIDYDLVDAQQARRVLDRIVGYELSPVLWRKVKGGLSAGRVQSVSVRLIVEKEREIQGFKPVASYRIDAEFSNEDGQTFKAKLPKNFSTKEEAQKFLEQNASADFKVADLQKKPAKKSPAAPFTTSTLQQEASRKLYFSVSKTMTMAQRLYEAGLITYMRTDSVNLSDEARKGAEAEIKAAFGNKYSKPRNYKGKAKGAQEAHEAIRPTNFATHSVDIDYDQARLYDLIWKRSIASQMSEAELERTNVKISASTHKETFTANGEVITFDGFLKVYLEGTDDEDVEQDGMLPAMKTNETLLNNYITATQRYTRPPARYTEASLVKKLEELGIGRPSTYAPTISTIQNRNYVEKGTVEGEERNYAQLTLKSGQIKDKTLTEKVGSDKGKLVPTDIGMIVTDFLVNHFEQILDYNFTAKVEADFDDIADGKEDWTKMMKSFYKDFHPQVEDVKENAERESGERVLGKDPKTGKQVSVRLGKFGPMVQIGTVDDDEKPQFASLSPDQQLNTITYDEAMDLFKLPKDLGTFEGEDVQVNNGRYGPYVKHGSVFVSLPKGTDPLSVELDDAIVLIKEKQKADAPIYMYKDLPVQKGKGRFGPFIKWNNMFINVNKKYDWDNLSDEDIVELIETKIQKEIDKVIHNWEDEGIRVEKARWGRHNVVKGKVKVELAKTVDVSDMTLEEAKALIEAKAPKKKTAKKKTTKKKTTAKKK is encoded by the coding sequence ATGGCGAAGAATTTAGTAATTGTTGAGTCACCAGCAAAAGCGAAAACCATTGAAAAATTTTTAGGAAAAGATTTTAAAGTGGAGTCGAGCTTTGGGCATATCGCCGATTTACCTTCAAAGGAATTGGGCGTTAATGTTGATGGTGATTTTAAACCAAAATACGAAGTTTCCAAAGATAAAAAAGCAGTTGTAAAAAAGTTGAAAGACTTAGCTAAAAAAGCAGAAATGGTTTGGTTGGCAAGTGATGAAGATCGCGAGGGTGAGGCCATTGCATGGCATTTAGCCGAAGCTTTAAAGCTGGATAAAGAAAAAACCAAACGTATTGTTTTTCACGAAATAACTAAAACGGCCATTCAACGTGCCATTGATAATCCACGAGGTATCGATTACGATTTGGTTGATGCGCAGCAAGCACGCCGCGTGTTAGACAGAATTGTGGGCTACGAACTCTCTCCAGTGCTTTGGCGTAAAGTAAAAGGCGGTTTGTCGGCAGGTCGTGTACAATCCGTTTCAGTGCGATTAATTGTAGAAAAGGAGCGTGAAATTCAGGGGTTTAAACCGGTGGCTTCCTACAGGATTGATGCGGAGTTTTCAAACGAAGACGGCCAAACTTTCAAAGCCAAACTACCTAAGAATTTTTCAACCAAAGAAGAAGCCCAAAAGTTTTTAGAACAAAATGCTTCAGCCGATTTTAAAGTAGCCGATTTACAAAAAAAGCCAGCTAAAAAATCACCTGCAGCACCGTTTACTACATCAACATTACAACAAGAAGCATCGCGTAAACTTTATTTTTCAGTAAGTAAAACCATGACGATGGCACAGCGCCTGTACGAAGCCGGTTTAATTACTTATATGAGAACCGACAGCGTTAATTTATCCGACGAAGCCAGAAAAGGTGCAGAGGCCGAAATTAAGGCGGCGTTTGGCAACAAATACAGTAAACCAAGAAATTATAAAGGCAAAGCAAAAGGCGCACAAGAGGCTCACGAAGCTATTCGTCCAACAAATTTTGCAACACATTCGGTTGATATCGATTATGACCAAGCACGGTTATACGATTTAATTTGGAAACGTTCAATTGCCTCGCAAATGAGTGAAGCAGAATTGGAGCGAACCAATGTTAAAATCAGTGCATCAACACATAAAGAAACCTTTACAGCAAACGGCGAAGTCATCACTTTTGATGGTTTTTTAAAAGTGTATTTGGAAGGTACCGATGATGAAGATGTTGAGCAAGATGGTATGTTACCGGCCATGAAAACCAACGAGACTCTGCTTAATAATTACATTACAGCAACCCAGCGTTATACGCGTCCGCCAGCAAGATACACCGAAGCTTCTTTAGTAAAGAAATTAGAAGAATTGGGTATTGGTCGTCCGTCTACTTATGCGCCAACCATTTCAACCATTCAAAACAGAAATTACGTTGAGAAAGGAACGGTTGAAGGTGAAGAACGAAACTATGCACAACTCACTCTTAAAAGCGGACAAATAAAAGATAAAACACTTACCGAAAAAGTGGGTTCAGATAAAGGAAAACTCGTTCCGACTGATATAGGAATGATTGTAACCGATTTTTTAGTCAATCATTTTGAGCAGATTTTAGATTACAATTTCACGGCAAAAGTGGAAGCCGATTTTGATGATATTGCCGATGGTAAAGAGGATTGGACTAAAATGATGAAATCGTTTTATAAAGATTTTCATCCGCAGGTTGAAGATGTAAAAGAAAATGCCGAAAGAGAATCTGGTGAACGTGTTTTAGGTAAAGACCCCAAAACGGGTAAGCAAGTTAGTGTACGATTGGGCAAGTTTGGGCCTATGGTGCAAATAGGTACGGTTGATGACGACGAAAAGCCACAATTTGCAAGCTTAAGCCCAGATCAACAATTAAATACCATTACCTACGATGAAGCCATGGATTTGTTCAAGCTTCCAAAAGATTTAGGAACTTTTGAAGGTGAAGATGTTCAAGTTAACAACGGGCGTTATGGGCCTTACGTTAAGCACGGCAGCGTATTTGTATCGTTGCCAAAAGGCACCGACCCGCTAAGCGTAGAGCTAGACGATGCCATTGTTTTAATTAAAGAAAAACAAAAAGCCGATGCTCCTATATATATGTATAAGGATTTACCGGTGCAAAAAGGTAAAGGGCGTTTTGGGCCATTTATAAAATGGAACAATATGTTTATTAACGTAAACAAAAAATACGATTGGGATAATTTATCTGATGAAGATATTGTTGAATTGATTGAAACAAAAATTCAAAAAGAAATCGATAAAGTCATTCATAATTGGGAAGATGAAGGCATTCGTGTTGAAAAAGCACGTTGGGGAAGGCACAATGTTGTAAAAGGAAAGGTAAAAGTAGAATTGGCAAAAACCGTTGATGTGTCAGACATGACATTGGAAGAGGCCAAGGCTTTAATTGAAGCTAAAGCACCCAAAAAGAAAACAGCCAAAAAGAAAACGACCAAGAAAAAAACAACAGCTAAAAAGAAATAA
- a CDS encoding LVIVD repeat-containing protein produces the protein MKLKFLLLSLVFFGMMSCDKDNIEYEFVKVATPELMSKTAFRNSVKAEAPVPIKEAGKIYAYNNFIFINEVNKGIHVLDNTDPKNPMAKAFINIPGNVDIAVKDNHLFADSSIDLVVFDISDINNITKTTTLEDMFLPMPNYDFPADVQAVSYKDYDSNEHIIVGWSAVLERREVGNQPGYYGPYFDLANSNFAPSAESNTGTGGSLARFQIVNNYLYTVGESQMKTFNISNLSQPTFENSINAGINIETMFHADNHLYLGSTRGMYIYSLANPSLPEYVSEFVHWESCDPVVVDGDYAYVTLRGGNLCGQQESVLEVIDISDKTQPALAARYGLENPYGLGIKGQMLFVCDGTAGLKLFDKSDPLNIELTKSFDEIHATDVIPLEHTLIMIGGETLYQYEYGSNNDVTLISTYSLH, from the coding sequence ATGAAATTAAAATTCCTTTTATTAAGCCTTGTCTTTTTCGGCATGATGTCCTGCGATAAAGATAATATTGAATACGAGTTTGTAAAAGTAGCAACACCCGAATTAATGAGCAAAACCGCGTTTAGAAATTCGGTAAAAGCCGAAGCACCCGTTCCAATAAAAGAAGCAGGAAAAATTTATGCCTACAACAACTTCATTTTTATAAACGAAGTAAACAAAGGCATCCACGTTTTAGATAATACCGACCCGAAAAACCCAATGGCTAAAGCATTTATAAACATACCTGGAAATGTAGATATAGCCGTAAAAGACAATCATCTGTTCGCCGATAGCTCGATTGATTTGGTGGTTTTTGATATATCCGATATTAATAATATAACAAAAACAACAACCTTGGAAGATATGTTTTTGCCCATGCCCAATTATGATTTTCCGGCCGATGTTCAAGCTGTTAGTTACAAAGATTATGATTCTAACGAGCACATTATTGTTGGGTGGTCTGCGGTTTTAGAGCGTCGCGAAGTTGGCAATCAACCTGGTTATTACGGGCCTTATTTCGACTTGGCAAACTCTAACTTTGCACCAAGCGCCGAATCCAATACCGGAACAGGAGGCTCATTGGCACGCTTTCAAATTGTAAACAATTATTTGTACACCGTGGGCGAGTCTCAAATGAAAACCTTTAATATTAGTAATTTATCGCAACCTACTTTCGAAAATTCGATTAACGCCGGAATCAATATTGAAACCATGTTTCACGCCGATAATCATTTGTATTTAGGCAGCACCAGAGGTATGTATATTTATAGTTTGGCAAATCCGTCGTTACCAGAGTATGTCTCAGAATTTGTGCATTGGGAAAGCTGTGATCCCGTAGTGGTTGATGGCGATTATGCCTACGTAACCCTGCGCGGTGGTAATTTATGCGGGCAACAGGAAAGTGTTTTGGAGGTTATTGATATTAGCGATAAAACACAGCCAGCCTTAGCGGCACGATATGGATTGGAAAATCCGTATGGCTTAGGCATAAAAGGCCAAATGCTTTTTGTTTGCGATGGTACGGCAGGCTTAAAACTGTTTGATAAATCGGATCCGCTAAACATAGAACTGACAAAATCCTTTGATGAAATTCATGCCACCGATGTTATTCCTTTGGAACATACGTTGATTATGATAGGAGGGGAAACCTTGTATCAATACGAGTATGGCAGTAACAACGATGTAACGTTAATAAGTACGTATTCGTTGCATTGA
- the miaB gene encoding tRNA (N6-isopentenyl adenosine(37)-C2)-methylthiotransferase MiaB, producing MEKIIDENKQGQSLVLEQKKENTRKLFIESYGCAMNFSDSEIVASILTNEGFNTTQHLEEADLVLVNTCSIRDKAEQTVRKRLEKYNAVKRDHNPKMKVGVLGCMAERLKTKFLEEEKIVDLVVGPDAYKDLPNLLAEVDEGRDAINVILSKEETYGDISPVRLNSNGVTAFVSITRGCDNMCTFCVVPFTRGRERSRDPQSIIEEVNDLWNKGFKEITLLGQNVDSYLWYGGGLKKDFVKASDLQKATAVSFSNLLELCAKAQPKMRIRFSTSNPQDLTLDVVETMAKYDNICNHIHLPVQSGSDRILKAMNRLHTREEYMRLIDNIRRIIPNCAISQDMIVGFPTETEADFKDTVSLMEYVKYNFGYMFTYSERPGTMAGRNMEDDVPEATKKRRLQDIVDLQRKHSEIRTKEWLNTTVEVLIEKESKKSDAQWSGRTPQNIVCVFPKGDFKVGDFVIVKVTDCTSATLIGEAVELSKNN from the coding sequence ATGGAAAAGATAATAGACGAAAACAAACAAGGGCAATCCTTGGTTTTAGAACAGAAAAAAGAAAACACGCGCAAGCTTTTTATTGAAAGTTATGGATGTGCTATGAATTTTAGCGATAGCGAAATTGTAGCCTCCATTTTAACCAATGAAGGTTTTAATACGACCCAACATTTAGAAGAAGCCGATTTAGTTTTAGTAAATACTTGCTCCATTCGTGATAAAGCAGAACAAACCGTACGCAAACGTTTAGAAAAATACAACGCCGTAAAACGCGACCATAACCCGAAAATGAAAGTGGGCGTTTTAGGCTGTATGGCAGAACGTTTAAAAACAAAATTTCTTGAAGAAGAAAAAATTGTCGATTTAGTTGTTGGACCCGATGCGTATAAAGATTTACCCAACCTTTTAGCCGAAGTTGACGAAGGTAGAGACGCCATAAACGTAATACTTTCAAAAGAAGAAACCTATGGCGATATTTCGCCCGTGCGTTTAAACTCCAATGGTGTAACGGCCTTTGTATCGATTACCCGTGGTTGCGATAATATGTGTACGTTTTGCGTGGTGCCGTTTACGCGCGGTCGCGAACGCAGCAGAGACCCGCAAAGCATTATTGAAGAAGTTAACGATTTATGGAACAAAGGTTTTAAAGAAATCACCTTACTTGGGCAAAATGTAGATAGTTATTTGTGGTATGGCGGCGGCCTTAAAAAAGACTTTGTAAAAGCGAGCGATTTACAAAAAGCCACTGCGGTGAGTTTTTCTAATTTGTTAGAATTGTGTGCCAAAGCACAACCTAAAATGCGTATTCGTTTTTCAACATCAAATCCGCAAGATTTAACGCTGGACGTTGTTGAAACCATGGCGAAATACGATAATATTTGTAACCATATTCATTTACCAGTGCAAAGCGGAAGCGACCGCATTTTAAAAGCGATGAACCGTTTGCATACCCGTGAAGAGTATATGAGGTTGATTGACAATATTCGCAGAATAATACCGAATTGCGCTATAAGTCAGGATATGATTGTTGGTTTCCCAACAGAAACCGAAGCTGATTTTAAAGACACGGTCTCGCTAATGGAATACGTAAAATATAACTTCGGATATATGTTTACATATTCAGAACGCCCAGGCACTATGGCTGGACGAAACATGGAAGATGATGTTCCTGAAGCCACAAAAAAACGTAGACTGCAAGATATTGTAGATTTACAACGCAAACACAGTGAGATTAGAACCAAAGAATGGCTCAACACCACGGTAGAGGTATTGATTGAAAAAGAATCAAAAAAATCTGATGCACAATGGTCGGGTCGCACACCCCAAAACATCGTTTGTGTATTCCCAAAAGGTGATTTTAAAGTGGGTGATTTTGTAATCGTAAAAGTTACAGATTGTACGAGTGCAACGTTAATTGGGGAAGCGGTTGAGTTAAGTAAAAACAATTAA
- a CDS encoding sigma-54 interaction domain-containing protein — MESVQAIKQRFSIIGNTKALNRAIEKAIQVAPTDISVLVTGESGVGKESIPKIIHQLSHRKHNKYIAVNCGAIPEGTIDSELFGHEKGAFTGATQTRSGYFEVADGGTIFLDEVGELPLTTQVRLLRVLENGEFIKVGSSKVQKTDVRIVAATNANMFQSIQKEKFREDLYYRLSTVDIHLPPLRERQEDIHLLFRKFASDFALKYKMPTVKLTDNAIQVLLKHRWNGNIRQLRNVAEQVSVLEQNRIITAEVLKSYLPTSGSNLPAIVKTAKSESDFSSEREILYKVLFDMKSDLNDLKKLTMELMKNGNIKDVEKDHGSLIQKIYGDDDDSETDYEEALTETEVISIPEHSNTKTENTSKQDKYHFAEEIEEEETLSLHDKELELIKKSLERHQGKRKLAAAELGISERTLYRKIKQYDL, encoded by the coding sequence ATGGAATCCGTTCAAGCAATAAAACAACGTTTTAGTATTATAGGCAATACAAAAGCACTAAACCGCGCCATTGAAAAAGCAATTCAAGTGGCGCCCACAGATATTTCGGTTTTAGTAACTGGCGAATCCGGGGTTGGTAAGGAAAGTATTCCTAAAATTATACATCAGTTATCGCACAGAAAACACAATAAATACATTGCGGTAAACTGTGGTGCCATTCCTGAAGGCACTATTGACAGTGAGCTTTTCGGACATGAAAAAGGGGCGTTTACAGGTGCCACACAAACACGAAGCGGCTATTTTGAAGTGGCCGATGGCGGCACTATTTTTTTAGACGAAGTTGGTGAACTCCCATTAACCACCCAAGTGCGTTTATTGCGTGTTTTAGAAAATGGCGAGTTTATAAAAGTAGGCTCCAGCAAGGTTCAAAAAACCGATGTGCGCATTGTTGCGGCAACCAACGCAAATATGTTTCAGTCTATTCAAAAAGAAAAATTTCGCGAAGATTTATACTACAGATTAAGCACCGTAGATATTCATTTACCACCACTGCGCGAACGTCAAGAAGACATTCATTTATTGTTCAGAAAATTTGCCAGCGATTTCGCATTAAAATATAAAATGCCTACGGTAAAACTAACCGATAATGCCATTCAGGTTTTATTAAAACACCGTTGGAACGGAAATATTCGTCAGTTACGCAACGTCGCAGAACAGGTTTCTGTTTTAGAGCAAAACCGCATCATTACCGCCGAAGTGTTAAAAAGTTATTTACCAACATCGGGCAGCAATTTACCGGCCATTGTTAAAACAGCCAAATCAGAAAGCGATTTTAGTAGCGAGCGAGAGATTTTGTATAAAGTCCTTTTTGATATGAAAAGTGATTTAAACGATCTGAAAAAACTCACCATGGAACTCATGAAAAATGGCAACATAAAAGATGTTGAAAAAGACCACGGCAGTTTAATTCAGAAAATTTATGGCGATGATGATGACTCCGAAACAGATTACGAAGAAGCCTTGACGGAAACCGAGGTAATTTCGATTCCTGAGCACTCAAATACGAAGACTGAAAACACAAGCAAACAAGACAAATATCACTTTGCCGAAGAAATTGAAGAAGAGGAAACCTTATCGTTACACGACAAAGAATTGGAATTAATCAAAAAATCGCTTGAGCGTCACCAAGGAAAACGTAAATTAGCCGCAGCCGAATTGGGCATTAGCGAACGCACCTTATACCGAAAGATTAAACAATACGATCTTTAA
- a CDS encoding LptE family protein, producing the protein MKHIKYIFLALTIVTFESCGFYGFTQPSSIKADTFQVNRIENSALLFEPGLDQDFQRALQDKIVDQTNYKLETSNADLVYDGEITTYRISPTTATSDNRAAQNRLTIGVKISFYNTNNEEDNVDQSFSFFYDYPANAQLVGAQKATAHEEIFERLTQDIINATLAKW; encoded by the coding sequence ATGAAACATATAAAATACATATTTTTAGCATTAACAATCGTAACATTTGAGTCCTGTGGTTTCTATGGTTTCACCCAACCCAGTTCGATAAAAGCTGACACTTTTCAGGTAAATCGTATCGAAAATAGCGCTTTATTATTTGAACCTGGATTAGATCAAGATTTTCAACGAGCCTTACAAGACAAAATAGTAGATCAAACCAATTATAAATTAGAAACCTCTAATGCTGACTTGGTATACGACGGCGAAATTACAACTTACAGAATTTCCCCTACTACGGCAACATCAGATAACAGAGCAGCGCAAAACCGGCTCACTATAGGTGTAAAAATAAGTTTTTACAATACCAATAACGAAGAAGACAATGTAGACCAAAGCTTTTCGTTTTTTTATGATTATCCAGCCAATGCACAACTTGTTGGCGCACAAAAAGCGACCGCACACGAAGAGATTTTTGAACGTTTAACACAAGACATTATTAATGCTACTTTAGCAAAATGGTAA
- the secG gene encoding preprotein translocase subunit SecG produces the protein MSTFTIFLALIVVVAFLLVVVIMVQNPKGGGLSSSFGGGGTQQLGGVKKTTDFLDKSTWTLATLLLVLILVSNVAISRGGETLDSKALDTDATTTQPLPSTTPLQTTNDDAPATAKDTAQ, from the coding sequence ATGAGTACGTTTACAATATTTTTAGCATTAATCGTAGTGGTAGCGTTTTTACTAGTGGTAGTAATTATGGTACAAAACCCTAAAGGTGGCGGGTTATCGTCGTCGTTTGGCGGTGGTGGCACACAGCAATTGGGTGGTGTAAAAAAGACAACCGATTTTCTAGACAAAAGCACATGGACTTTGGCAACATTGCTATTGGTTTTAATATTAGTGTCTAATGTAGCCATTAGCAGAGGTGGAGAAACTTTAGATTCTAAAGCTTTAGATACCGACGCTACAACAACACAGCCATTGCCATCAACAACACCGTTACAAACTACTAATGATGATGCTCCGGCAACAGCAAAAGATACAGCACAGTAA
- a CDS encoding co-chaperone GroES, whose product MSLNIKPLADRVVIEPAPAETKTASGIIIPDNAKEKPQKGKVVAAGKGTKDEPITVKVGDTVLYGKYAGTELKLEGKDYLIMRESDILAIV is encoded by the coding sequence ATGAGCTTAAACATTAAACCATTAGCAGATCGAGTTGTTATAGAGCCCGCTCCTGCTGAAACAAAAACAGCTTCAGGAATTATTATTCCGGATAACGCTAAAGAAAAACCACAAAAAGGAAAAGTAGTAGCCGCTGGAAAAGGTACAAAAGACGAACCTATTACCGTAAAAGTTGGCGACACTGTTTTATATGGTAAATATGCCGGCACGGAGCTTAAGCTTGAAGGTAAAGATTATTTAATTATGCGCGAAAGCGATATCCTAGCAATTGTTTAA